The proteins below are encoded in one region of Brevundimonas fontaquae:
- the flhB gene encoding flagellar biosynthesis protein FlhB encodes MAEGADPESKTEEATPRKLEDARKKGDAAKSPDVAQVLSLAGAAAVILMGGGWFASSIAEQMLPFIAAPHEMLGVLNSGAGNQIMVRAVWAVAPFLGAVMLATILGGVGGNVAQSGLIFTAEKLKPKWSAVSPMQGFKRIFGPDGLAQFVKTFLKLIAVCAVCWMVLKPHLREFENMASISPMAILPLARDMAISLFVASIILLGATAGADFIWQKMRFAKRMRMTKEELKEDFKQSEGDPHIKAKLKQIRMQRSRQRMMANVPKATVIVTNPTHYSVALRYEPDQGDGAPICVAKGVDALALRIREVATEHGVPIVENVPLARALYATVEVDEVIPREHFDAAAKIIGFVFQSRKRR; translated from the coding sequence GTGGCTGAAGGCGCGGATCCCGAGTCGAAAACCGAAGAGGCGACCCCGCGAAAGCTTGAGGACGCCCGAAAGAAGGGCGATGCGGCCAAGTCGCCCGACGTCGCCCAGGTGCTGTCGCTGGCGGGGGCGGCGGCGGTGATCCTGATGGGGGGAGGATGGTTCGCCTCGTCCATCGCCGAACAGATGCTGCCCTTCATCGCCGCGCCCCACGAGATGCTGGGGGTGCTGAACTCGGGCGCGGGCAACCAGATCATGGTGCGCGCCGTCTGGGCCGTGGCGCCCTTCCTGGGAGCCGTCATGCTGGCGACCATCCTGGGCGGGGTCGGGGGCAATGTCGCCCAGTCCGGCCTGATCTTCACCGCCGAAAAGCTGAAGCCCAAATGGTCGGCGGTCAGCCCGATGCAGGGGTTCAAGCGCATCTTCGGCCCCGACGGCCTGGCGCAGTTCGTCAAGACCTTCCTGAAGCTGATCGCCGTCTGCGCGGTGTGCTGGATGGTGTTGAAGCCGCATCTGCGCGAGTTCGAGAACATGGCCTCGATCAGCCCGATGGCGATCCTGCCGCTGGCGCGCGACATGGCCATCTCGCTGTTCGTGGCCTCGATCATCCTGCTGGGCGCCACGGCCGGGGCCGACTTCATCTGGCAGAAGATGCGCTTCGCCAAGCGTATGCGGATGACCAAGGAAGAGCTGAAGGAAGACTTCAAACAGTCCGAAGGCGACCCGCACATCAAGGCCAAGCTGAAGCAGATCCGCATGCAGCGCAGCCGCCAGCGGATGATGGCCAATGTGCCCAAGGCCACCGTCATCGTGACCAACCCGACCCACTATTCGGTCGCCCTGCGCTATGAGCCGGATCAGGGCGACGGGGCGCCGATCTGCGTGGCCAAGGGCGTGGACGCCCTGGCCCTGCGCATCCGCGAAGTGGCGACCGAGCACGGCGTGCCGATCGTCGAGAACGTGCCGCTGGCGCGCGCCCTGTACGCAACCGTCGAGGTGGACGAGGTCATTCCGCGCGAACATTTCGACGCCGCCGCCAAGATCATCGGCTTCGTCTTCCAGTCCCGTAAGCGCCGGTAA